Proteins from a genomic interval of Nitrospira sp.:
- a CDS encoding nucleotidyltransferase family protein, with amino-acid sequence MKEPRQFPWSPEGELLIWCARTCVTEELRACICSRVQEPLDWGLLLDLAASHGVLPLLHRNLSTLCPALVPADTLTKLRQKTQACAMLNRSLAQELGGLCDAFAARSVPVVPIKGATLAVSAYGDLTLRDFSDLDLLIPESAIGAAQAVLIAQGYERKDPSTDPAEAEHEEGPYHVFIKKRSLFRVDLQWVMAHQHFAFQLDRPEFWAHRSPVMLGKSTVQGLAPEELLILLCVHGSKHAWEQLKWVCDVAEVLRSHPDLDWERIFANATAWHCQRLMHMGLALAHRVLDAPVPDSILARYSTDADVRMLSERMPASLLASPREGVTEEQAVAFYLTLKDTWWERCRFGLVLCRDGSSIVENPPRWFSRGRGLARLAHLVRPCQRALRNLVPSSIRGAINRWVEHGG; translated from the coding sequence ATGAAGGAACCGCGACAGTTTCCCTGGTCGCCTGAAGGAGAGCTGCTGATCTGGTGCGCCCGAACATGCGTCACCGAGGAACTGCGCGCGTGCATCTGCTCGCGGGTCCAGGAGCCTCTTGATTGGGGACTACTGCTGGACCTCGCCGCCTCTCACGGTGTGCTTCCGTTGCTCCACCGGAATCTGTCGACCCTCTGTCCGGCTCTTGTGCCGGCCGATACGTTGACGAAGCTGCGTCAAAAGACGCAAGCCTGTGCCATGCTGAATCGATCGCTCGCCCAGGAGCTGGGAGGTCTGTGTGACGCATTTGCCGCGCGCAGCGTGCCGGTTGTTCCGATCAAAGGCGCGACGTTAGCGGTGTCTGCTTATGGCGATCTGACGCTCCGCGATTTCAGCGATCTCGATCTCCTGATTCCTGAATCTGCGATCGGGGCCGCGCAAGCCGTGTTGATCGCCCAGGGTTATGAACGGAAAGATCCGTCGACAGACCCTGCGGAAGCGGAGCACGAAGAGGGGCCTTATCATGTGTTTATCAAGAAGCGCAGCCTGTTTCGGGTCGATCTTCAGTGGGTGATGGCACATCAGCATTTTGCCTTTCAACTGGATCGTCCGGAGTTCTGGGCGCATCGGTCGCCGGTGATGCTGGGGAAGTCGACTGTTCAAGGGTTGGCGCCGGAGGAGCTTCTGATTCTTCTCTGCGTGCATGGATCGAAGCATGCCTGGGAGCAGCTCAAGTGGGTGTGCGATGTCGCCGAAGTGCTCCGCTCACACCCGGACCTTGATTGGGAGCGGATCTTTGCGAATGCAACGGCCTGGCATTGCCAGCGATTGATGCACATGGGATTGGCATTGGCTCATCGTGTGCTGGATGCGCCCGTCCCGGACTCTATTCTTGCCCGCTATTCGACCGATGCCGATGTCCGGATGTTGTCCGAGCGCATGCCGGCTAGTCTCTTGGCGAGTCCACGAGAGGGCGTCACTGAGGAGCAGGCCGTGGCGTTCTACTTGACGTTGAAAGATACCTGGTGGGAACGGTGTCGATTCGGCCTGGTGCTGTGCCGGGACGGCTCTTCAATAGTAGAGAATCCGCCACGCTGGTTTTCCCGTGGCAGGGGGCTCGCGCGATTGGCTCATCTCGTTCGGCCGTGCCAGCGAGCGTTAAGGAATCTGGTTCCCTCTTCAATTCGAGGCGCGATCAATCGGTGGGTGGAGCACGGAGGCTGA
- a CDS encoding lasso peptide biosynthesis B2 protein translates to MKRVVRKYWMLLQVAVIVSRIRLRLRGENLPAVLKRLAPGALSGTPDSSRFEDLVYYVDRWLQLFPYNAKGNCFPRSLALYWFATRSGYSVSFHCGVRKDGSGLDGHAWLTLDRQPFHEPGQHWQRFTVTYSFPSDQPVNRGQAPPVCPRNGTTAAV, encoded by the coding sequence ATGAAGCGAGTCGTAAGAAAATATTGGATGCTGCTGCAGGTGGCGGTGATCGTGTCCCGAATTCGTCTCCGACTGCGCGGCGAGAACCTTCCGGCTGTGCTGAAGCGGCTGGCCCCTGGCGCTCTCTCCGGGACGCCGGATTCGTCGCGGTTCGAGGACCTCGTCTACTATGTGGACCGCTGGCTCCAACTCTTCCCCTACAATGCGAAGGGGAATTGTTTTCCCCGGTCGTTGGCGTTGTATTGGTTCGCCACACGATCAGGGTATTCGGTGTCGTTTCATTGCGGGGTCAGAAAGGACGGGTCCGGACTCGATGGCCATGCCTGGTTGACGCTCGATCGTCAGCCGTTTCACGAGCCCGGCCAGCATTGGCAGCGTTTTACCGTCACCTATTCATTCCCTTCCGATCAACCGGTCAACCGTGGGCAGGCGCCGCCAGTGTGCCCCCGGAATGGGACGACGGCGGCGGTCTGA
- a CDS encoding ABC transporter ATP-binding protein — MNSLLLRIRPFLQTLRYALSFVWQSSPSLAVGSIVVRVIQGLLPLAVLYLTKLLIDAVTEGLKAPAQDASLAPITTILAGLAGAAVISAILTVVASLISRIHAQVVTDHMHALLQAKSVEVDLEYYENARYQDTLHRAQQEAPYRPTAILNALLQCFQDGISLLAMAGILWWLHWAVIPVLALTAIPYFFVRLQQSNRLFAWERERTPLERKAWYVNMLLTQATAAKEVRLFDLGPRLREWFRDARTVLRRERIALERRWAFAGLAAQIVGVAGVFGVYSFVAVRTFHGLLTVGDLVMFFQAIQRASGFLEGLGWSVSNLYESNLFLTTLNEFLAIRSKLPEAVKPRPFPASLGQGITFEQVSFQYPHEERVAVRDFTFTIKPGEHVAFVGANGAGKTTLVKLLCRLYDPTSGRITIDGTDLRDYAIADVRGAVSGIFQDFVKFQFSAKDNITLGANASEVALPVVVQAARQAGVHEAIERLPKGYESLLGKLFDGGHELSIGEWQKVALARAILRNSQILILDEPTSAMDAKAEAELFERFHELAQGRTAILISHRLSTVKMADRIFVVDRGQIVEQGTHDDLMSRQGLYASLFLTQAQHYQ; from the coding sequence ATGAATAGTCTTTTGCTCCGCATACGTCCCTTTCTCCAGACACTGCGGTATGCCCTCTCGTTTGTCTGGCAGAGCAGTCCGAGTCTCGCAGTTGGCAGTATTGTCGTACGGGTGATCCAGGGGCTGCTTCCCTTGGCCGTGCTGTATCTGACCAAACTGTTGATCGATGCGGTGACGGAGGGGCTCAAGGCTCCCGCGCAGGATGCCTCGCTGGCCCCAATTACGACGATTCTCGCGGGCCTGGCAGGTGCCGCAGTGATCAGCGCCATCCTTACGGTTGTCGCCTCCCTGATCTCCAGGATCCATGCCCAAGTCGTCACCGATCATATGCATGCGCTGCTGCAGGCGAAGTCCGTCGAGGTCGACCTCGAGTATTACGAGAACGCGCGGTACCAAGATACGCTGCATCGCGCGCAGCAGGAAGCGCCGTATCGTCCCACCGCGATTCTCAACGCGCTCTTGCAATGTTTCCAGGATGGCATCTCGCTGTTGGCGATGGCGGGCATTCTCTGGTGGTTGCATTGGGCGGTCATTCCGGTCCTGGCCCTGACGGCGATTCCGTATTTCTTTGTCCGCCTGCAACAGTCCAACCGGCTGTTTGCCTGGGAGCGCGAGCGCACGCCACTGGAACGGAAGGCCTGGTACGTCAACATGCTGCTCACCCAGGCCACCGCGGCCAAAGAGGTGCGTCTGTTCGACCTGGGCCCCCGGTTGCGGGAATGGTTCCGCGATGCGCGAACGGTGCTGCGCCGGGAGCGGATCGCCTTAGAGCGCCGGTGGGCGTTTGCCGGGTTGGCTGCGCAGATTGTGGGGGTGGCCGGAGTGTTCGGGGTCTACAGTTTCGTGGCGGTGCGAACGTTTCACGGGCTTCTGACTGTGGGCGATCTGGTCATGTTTTTTCAGGCTATTCAGCGGGCCTCGGGGTTTCTCGAAGGGCTGGGCTGGAGTGTGTCGAATTTGTATGAGAGCAATCTCTTTCTGACGACGCTGAACGAATTCCTGGCGATTCGCTCGAAATTGCCCGAAGCGGTCAAGCCTCGACCGTTTCCTGCCTCGCTCGGGCAGGGGATTACGTTCGAGCAGGTCTCGTTTCAATATCCCCACGAAGAACGGGTGGCCGTCCGCGACTTCACCTTTACGATCAAGCCCGGCGAGCATGTGGCATTCGTCGGAGCCAACGGCGCAGGGAAGACCACGCTGGTGAAGCTGTTGTGTCGTCTCTACGATCCCACGAGCGGTCGTATTACGATCGACGGGACGGACCTGCGTGACTACGCCATCGCCGATGTCCGCGGGGCGGTCAGCGGGATTTTCCAGGACTTTGTGAAGTTTCAGTTTTCCGCCAAAGACAACATCACGTTGGGGGCCAATGCGTCGGAGGTTGCACTTCCGGTGGTCGTGCAGGCCGCCAGGCAGGCCGGGGTCCATGAGGCCATCGAGCGTTTGCCGAAGGGCTACGAGTCCTTGTTGGGTAAGTTATTCGACGGGGGGCATGAGCTGAGTATCGGGGAATGGCAGAAGGTGGCGCTGGCGAGGGCCATTCTCCGCAATTCCCAGATCCTGATTCTCGACGAACCGACCAGTGCCATGGACGCGAAGGCGGAGGCGGAGCTGTTCGAACGGTTCCACGAACTCGCACAAGGACGGACGGCGATTTTAATCAGTCATCGGTTGTCCACGGTGAAAATGGCTGACCGGATTTTCGTGGTGGATCGAGGCCAGATCGTGGAACAGGGAACGCATGATGATTTGATGAGCCGCCAAGGCCTCTATGCCTCGTTATTCCTCACGCAAGCGCAACACTACCAATAG
- a CDS encoding PqqD family protein, which translates to MGRQPFITADLRPDMTVKSEPGQASPAGSATTAQLAEAARAVLSEGEQQQIERGRQDTRQDLLSAVPRPNQDVQGTTLDGETVLLHLGTGRYYTLNRVGSAIWEACNGSLSLQAIHVALCGRFDAPPERIADDLFALVTHLSHEGLLTIERG; encoded by the coding sequence ATGGGGAGACAACCGTTTATCACCGCCGATTTGAGACCGGATATGACCGTGAAGTCCGAGCCCGGACAAGCATCGCCGGCGGGTAGCGCGACGACCGCGCAGCTGGCCGAAGCGGCTCGTGCCGTCCTGTCAGAAGGAGAGCAGCAGCAGATTGAACGCGGCCGGCAAGATACCCGTCAGGACCTCCTGTCGGCGGTGCCGCGCCCCAATCAGGATGTCCAGGGAACGACGCTGGACGGCGAAACGGTGTTGCTCCACTTGGGGACCGGCCGCTACTACACCTTGAATCGGGTTGGCAGTGCGATCTGGGAGGCCTGCAACGGAAGTCTATCCCTTCAGGCGATCCACGTGGCGCTGTGCGGGCGGTTCGACGCTCCGCCGGAGCGGATCGCCGATGATCTATTCGCCCTCGTGACCCATCTGAGTCACGAGGGACTTTTAACAATAGAAAGGGGGTGA